A stretch of the Argentina anserina chromosome 6, drPotAnse1.1, whole genome shotgun sequence genome encodes the following:
- the LOC126797706 gene encoding serine/threonine-protein kinase D6PKL1-like, with protein MGSFVGTSEIVEATDEPTSGQCTRATYGSSLGFGESERKLPALKLGSSRDSIEDDINKLFAAIHLKTSSKGSDHPKQLGTSPLNKSALKKPIAMGVSHSPRIGTSEPATLKQALRELSITKASEMAAMKRLTKLTSPSRPSEAGRIKTLYDAVVVQATQCGPSSLEDRGNVLEISLVPEESSSYSRQKMPGNPPMPKAKSASQSAHSSPRFLNGTTETSSGSTAVQNESDSTLRTVGVQTIKSELGLENENGSVTELISEIAANVPAKAVLKTTLKAELGKKDKLKSSKENNSVSARNSPTKTKVNKVSAAKLGRKVKVHGVPSSSSSVTGNVATKFSRNTLRSIKPASRNKSVIKKKQNQGSISPACRSGKDNEADAKIDPCTSQLVCERCHIALKGAGKHYNQASATPTIAAESKPGFTVDSCKVGNTGGGDVVKAKKNPKSKGGEFSQSSKSSQGEYSSSTSLSDESNLSRTSCSNKPHMSKDVRWEAIRHVRMQHGTLGLRHFNLLKKLGCGDIGTVYLAELISTNCLFAIKVMDNEFLARRKKMPRAHTESEILRMLDHPFLPTLYSQFTSDNLSCLVMEYCPGGDLHVLRQKQVGRCFSEAATRFYVAEVLLALEYLHMLGVIYRDLKPENILVREDGHIMLTDFDLSLRCSVSPTLLKSPSYDVDPARMSGPCTASSCAEPFCIEPSSCQVSCFSPRFLPAAAKTRKLKNDAAAQVRSLPQLVAEPSDARSNSFVGTHEYLAPEIIKGEGHGAAVDWWTFGVFLYELLYGRTPFKGGNNEETLSNVILQSLKFPDTPIVSLQARDLIRALLVKEPENRLGTEKGAGEIKQHPFFEGLNWALIRCAIPPELPDFCDFDVPDMPAQEDVSKYLEFKATGGHLEFELF; from the exons ATGGGTTCATTTGTGGGTACTTCTGAAATTGTTGAAGCGACAGACGAGCCCACTTCAGGTCAGTGTACTCGTGCGACATATGGATCAAGTTTGGGGTTTGGTGAGAGTGAGAGGAAACTTCCTGCACTTAAACTAGGATCATCCAGGGATTCTATAGAAGATGATATTAATAAGCTTTTTGCGGCAATTCATCTCAAAACTTCGTCCAAGGGTTCAGATCATCCAAAGCAATTAGGCACCAGCCCTTTGAATAAGAGTGCATTGAAAAAGCCAATTGCAATGGGTGTGTCTCACTCACCAAGGATTGGGACTTCTGAGCCAGCGACTCTAAAGCAGGCATTAAGGGAGCTATCTATCACCAAGGCATCGGAAATGGCTGCTATGAAACGGTTAACAAAGTTGACAAGTCCTTCAAGACCATCAGAAGCTGGGAGGATCAAGACATTGTACGATGCGGTTGTTGTCCAAGCCACTCAATGTGGTCCTTCCTCACTCGAAGACAGGGGAAATGTACTTGAAATCTCTCTGGTCCCAGAAGAAAGCTCATCATATTCACGTCAGAAGATGCCTGGGAATCCTCCTATGCCCAAGGCGAAGTCAGCAAGCCAGAGTGCACATTCTTCTCCCCGATTTTTAAATGGGACAACAGAAACTAGTTCTGGGAGCACAGCAGTACAAAATGAAAGTGATTCCACCTTGAGGACAGTTGGGGTACAAACAATAAAATCAGAGCTGGGtctagaaaatgaaaatggatCTGTTACTGAGCTTATTTCAGAAATTGCTGCAAATGTACCTGCCAAAGCTGTTTTGAAGACTACATTAAAGGCAGAGCTGGGGAAGAAAGATAAACTAAAATCCTCAAAGGAAAATAATTCAGTGTCTGCTCGAAACAGTCCAACCAAAACCAAGGTAAATAAGGTATCAGCAGCAAAACTGGGCCGAAAGGTCAAAGTGCATGGAGTGCCTTCTTCATCTAGCTCCGTCACTGGAAATGTGGCAACCAAGTTCTCCAGAAACACCCTCCGCAGTATCAAACCAGCCAGCAGGAATAAAAGTGTCataaagaagaagcaaaaccAAGGTTCAATTTCTCCTGCCTGCAGATCCGGTAAGGATAATGAGGCTGATGCCAAAATTGATCCATGTACAAGTCAGCTGGTTTGTGAGAGATGCCATATTGCCTTAAAGGGTGCCGGAAAACATTACAATCAAGCTTCAGCAACCCCCACTATTGCTGCTGAAAGTAAACCAGGATTCACTGTAGACAGCTGTAAGGTTGGTAATACCGGTGGAGGTGATGTCGTGAAAGCAAAAAAgaacccaaaatcaaaaggaGGGGAGTTCTCCCAAAGTTCAAAAAGTAGCCAAGGCGAGTATAGTAGTAGTACGAGTTTGAGTGATGAGAGTAATTTAAGTAGGACTAGTTGTAGCAATAAACCCCACATGTCGAAGGATGTGAGGTGGGAAGCCATTCGTCATGTTCGGATGCAGCATGGAACCCTGGGCTTAAGACATTTCAATCTTTTGAAGAAGCTTGGTTGTGGAGACATTGGAACTGTATATCTTGCGGAGCTGATCAGTACTAACTGTCTTTTTGCCATAAAGGTAATGGACAATGAGTTCTTGgcaagaaggaagaagatgccAAGGGCTCACACGGAAAGCGAAATACTGAGGATGCTTGATCATCCTTTTCTCCCTACATTGTATTCCCAGTTTACATCAGATAATCTTTCATGTTTAGTAATGGAATATTGTCCTGGTGGAGATCTTCATGTCCTCCGGCAGAAGCAGGTCGGAAGGTGTTTTTCTGAAGCAGCCACAAG GTTTTATGTGGCTGAAGTCCTCCTTGCTTTGGAGTATCTGCACATGCTTGGTGTAATTTATCGAGATCTGAAACCGGAAAACATTCTTGTCCGGGAAGATGGTCACATTATGCTTACAGATTTTGACCTGTCTCTTCGATGCTCTGTCAGTCCAACTCTTTTGAAATCACCTTCATATGATGTGGATCCTGCAAGAATGTCGGGTCCATGTACAGCATCTAGCTGCGCCGAGCCCTTTTGTATTGAACCCTCCTCTTGTCAAGTCTCATGCTTCAGCCCTAGGTTTCTACCTGCTGCTGCAAAAACAAGGAAGTTAAAAAATGACGCTGCAGCCCAAGTCAGATCATTGCCACAGCTTGTGGCGGAGCCTAGTGACGCACGGTCCAATTCCTTTGTTGGTACCCATGAGTACTTAGCTCCCGAGATCATCAAAGGAGAAGGTCACGGTGCTGCAGTTGATTGGTGGACCTTTGGAGTCTTTCTATATGAGCTTCTATATGGCAGAACACCGTTTAAGGGTGGTAACAATGAGGAAACATTAAGCAATGTCATCTTGCAGAGCCTAAAATTCCCTGACACCCCGATTGTTAGCTTACAGGCTAGGGATCTCATCAGAGCGCTGCTGGTAAAGGAGCCAGAGAATCGGTTGGGCACGGAGAAAGGAGCCGGAGAGATTAAGCAGCATCCTTTCTTTGAGGGTTTGAACTGGGCACTGATCCGCTGTGCTATTCCACCAGAACTGCCTGATTTTTGCGACTTTGACGTTCCAGACATGCCTGCTCAGGAGGATGTCTCCAAGTATTTGGAGTTTAAAGCTACCGGAGGCCACCTAgagtttgagttattttga